In Polaribacter pacificus, the genomic window TTCCGCTAAAAGAGCTTGTTCTTCATAAAACTTTTTATTATCTTTTATATTTAGTTCTTTTTCAAACCAATCTAAGTGAGTATATTTAATTAATTCATTATTAATTTTCCAATCATTCTTTTTTCTAATTGTAATTGAATTTAAAACCTCTACCGAAGCTTCTTTGTATAATTCTTTACCAATTAAAAGATCCGCTAGTTTTTGATGCACTTTCACCAAAAAGCTCTCTTTTGTATTTAAAGTTAAGGCTTTACATAAACAAGCCATTTGCATCTCTACATCATCAGTGTATGCCTCTCCCAATAAATCCCAAACCCAAAAATCATTTTTTTTCTTTTTCACAAATGGAATCAAAGATTTTTTTGCACGTTCAAACCTTTCTAACCCCAAGAGTAACTTTGATTTATAATAAAGTGAATACTGAAAATCAGGATGTTCATCTATAACAATATCAATGAATTTTAAAAATAACTCTGTTTTTTCTTCATTTATTTTAGCAGACAGCCCCCCACCTTGAAGGCGTTCTCCTTTTAATAACACTTTAGCATACGCAATAATAACTTGTTCTACAAAAGACATTATTTTTCTGCCATTTATTTCAAAAGGTTCAAAATCTTCTTCTAAAAAACTATCAAATCCAGCCCATTGAAATACTGCCGAATAACTTTTTGAATTATCTACAAAATTATCTGTATTAAATTTCCCATCCGAAGGAAGTTCTTTGAATGCGTTGTGGAATGATTTCAATAAAAAACTATGTCCTTTTGATTGCTCTAGTTTTAGAGTCTTTATGATTTCAAAAATCAAATTTACTGCGTTGAATTTATCAGAATTACTCAACTCACTTTTTGATATTTTAAAAATATGTCCGCCAATTGCCCAACAAAACTGTTCGAAAAACAAGTTTTCATTTTCAGGCATTTTTAATTCAATTACTTTATTTAAAATTGTAATAAATTCGTTTTGATTTCCCTGCTCTTTTTTTAAGAAAGCATAATAGACCCAAGCTAAATTTCTTTTGCCCCAAACATTCTCTGGGTTCGTTTCTAACTCATTTTGAGCCATTGCTAAAGCTTCCTCTAATTTTCCAGATTCTCTAAGTTCTTTGATTTCTTTAGCTGGCATCTTTTTCTAATTTTTCAATTAATAATTGCAATTTATTATCATTTTCACAATCAAAAGTCTTTGGCATCGCTCTTGAAAAACTTCCATTTTTTTTGAAATAAAACTGAATATTTGAGCAAATACTATCCGTTCTTAAAAAATAATTTACAAAAAACTTATCTACCTGTTCATCGATATTCGTAATTGTAATCTCTAATTCTTGGCAATATGTTCTCATTCTAAAATACAATGACTCTAAAAACTCAAGACTTGGGCTATAGTCTAATGAAAGTTTTGACGAATAGTTTAGATTAAATATTTCTTCTAATTCTTTTTCTTCAATTATCCCTTTTTTATTTGCCACTTCAAACTGATCTACAAAATGACCTGACCCTTTGTGACTTGCTTGTAATATAAATTCTTCATTTGCATTATTACTAACGGTATATCTTTCTAGATATTCTCTAGACTCAACATTGATAATTTTATAGTTGGTGGCTTCCAGTTTTTCCTTTACTTCCCAATACTTTAAACTTTTTGCTTTGTGATGTGCTGGATTGTGAAAAGGAGATGCATTCACATTTTCTAAACTAAGTGCATTGTTCGGAATTCTCCCAACGCTTGTAGTCTCAGAAATTTTTAATTTACTAAATGTAGTTAAATGAGGAGGATTAATAGCATACACAGTATGTACACCTCTTGTTGTAGCTGTGTAAGACCATCTTAACGCATCATTACTTACCCCTGCCCTACCCGAATAATCTA contains:
- a CDS encoding DUF7017 domain-containing protein, with product MPAKEIKELRESGKLEEALAMAQNELETNPENVWGKRNLAWVYYAFLKKEQGNQNEFITILNKVIELKMPENENLFFEQFCWAIGGHIFKISKSELSNSDKFNAVNLIFEIIKTLKLEQSKGHSFLLKSFHNAFKELPSDGKFNTDNFVDNSKSYSAVFQWAGFDSFLEEDFEPFEINGRKIMSFVEQVIIAYAKVLLKGERLQGGGLSAKINEEKTELFLKFIDIVIDEHPDFQYSLYYKSKLLLGLERFERAKKSLIPFVKKKKNDFWVWDLLGEAYTDDVEMQMACLCKALTLNTKESFLVKVHQKLADLLIGKELYKEASVEVLNSITIRKKNDWKINNELIKYTHLDWFEKELNIKDNKKFYEEQALLAEELLYNNHEEIVIVIDFVNTNKKVVNFIKDKNITGFFSYKHLKMNPKTGDIYKARLNPIGVDGFYKVLTFKNSPNLESDVIKKVSGNLNITTNREFGFINDNFVSPDLIKKYQLKDGDSVICNTILSFNKKKNEWGFKVFEICR